The sequence TTGCTTCTGCTGGGTTCCGTTATTGTGGCGATGGTCAGCTTCGGTACCGTGGGGATTGAGCAGATCCTGAAACTCCAGCGCATGAATTTCGTAAACGAAACCGGTGTAACGGTGACAGCAGTACTGCTGCTGGGCGCGGTTATGTGCAGGATAGGGGTTTGGCCGTTTACGTCGGCTCCGGCCGGCATGGCCAACGCCCCGGCTCCCGCCGCCGCGCTGGTGACTGCGGCGTCGGGTTTTGCGGCTGTTTATCTGGCGGTGCGCTTTGGAGCGTTTGCGGCTGCGGCAAGAGGCGTCGGCCCGGCGGTGCTGTGGCTGGGGTTGCTGGGCGGAATGGCCGCCGCGCTATGCGCGCTGCGCGAGAAAGATATCGTGAAGGCCGTAATATACTGCGTGAGCGCGGAATTCTGTCTGGCGGCTGCCGCGCTGGGCGCGGGCGGAGGGCAGCAGGCTCTGTTTCAGGCGTTCTGCACGGTGTTTTGCGGTGTTTTGCTGATCATGTCGGGCGGGCTGGCGGCTTTTGTCTGTAAAAAAGGCGATATGTCGGAGATGGGCGGCCTGCGGTATTCAATGCCCACTATTCATCTGGTGTTTCTTACGGGCGCCGTTTCGCTGGCTGGCCTGCCGCCGTTTTCCGGTTTTTTTTCGAAGACGTTTATGGGCATGGTTTTTCAGCAGGTGCCGGGCGCGTTCGCAACGGCTTTACTGGTTTATCTGCTTTCCGGCATTGGCATATTCAGGGTTCTGCTGCTGACTTTTTACGGCGATAAAGGCAAGCTGGCCCGCCGCGCGCCCGAATATGAAGGGCCGGGTTCAACAAGCGGCACGCTGATTTTCGCGGCGGTTTCCTGCGCGTTCATGGGGTGGATGTTCACGCGCAAGAATGTTTTTTCCGCCATGCTTTCAATGTCGGAAAATCCGATGCCGTTCAGCTATCCGTCGGCCGCGCTTACGCTGTTATGCGCCGCGGCTGCGCTGGCGGCGGCATTGCTGGCGCGCAGTTCCGTGCGGGAACGGAAATGGAAGCGGCTGGCCGAGCTGAATTGGCCGGAGGGCGACTGTTCCGCCGCGCTGGGCGCGTTGGGCGGCGGTATTGTGAATTTTGCCGGTCAGGCTGACAGGCTGGAGCGTTCGGTTGACGGAGGCCTGTCGTCCGTGCTGGCCCGGCTGCCCAGAACCATGCGTTTGTTCGCAAGCGCGGTGTTTCGCATGCCTGACAGTGTGACCGATGTCCGCACGCCGGGCGACAGCCTTGCCGCCAACGCGGTGCTGGCGGCGGCGGGACTGGTCACGTTGTTTTTGATAATCGCCGTTTTAAGTTAAGACCAGGGATATTTTTATCGCTATGGGTATACTTTCAGTTATAATTGCGGCAAGCGCGGCGGGTGCGGCGGTCGTTGCGGTAATCCCGCCCGGCCGGGAACGGATTATGCGGATAACAGCCTTTTCCGCGTCCGGGCTGGGGCTCGCGTTTTCCTGTGTTGCGCTGTTTTTATATGCGCTGCCGAGCGGCGGCCTGCAATTTTCCGAACAATACCGCTGGATTGAGGAAATCGGCGTTACCGTTTCTTTTTCTTCGGACGGGCTGGGCCTGCTGGTGCTGGCGTTTGTGAATCTTCTGGGCTTGCTGGTGGTGGCGTTTCCGTTTGACTGCGGCGCGCGGAAAAACGAGTATTATTTCTGGCTGCTTGGTTCGCAGGCCGCGTTTTCCGGGCTGGCCAGTTCGGAGGGCGCGTTCACGTTTGCCGGATTTTGGATGCTTTCGCTGGTGCCGCCTTATTTCCTTGCCGGGATCTGGGGCGGCCGCGACAGGGAGCGGGCCGCGTTTAAGTATTTCACGCACCAGTTCTGCTGGGCGATAGCGCTGGTGGCGGTGGTGCTGGCGCTTCAGTCGGGTCATATTCCCGCGCGGTTTGACCTCTGGGCCTCGGCATTGCTGGCGGCGGCTGTGCTGGCCCGCGCGCCGGTTGTGCCGCTGCACCTGTGGGCGCGTGATTATTTTACGCAGACGCCCGGCCATATCGCCGCGTTAGCGGCGGGTTCGGGTTCAGCCTGCGCGCTTTATGCGGTTATGCGTTTCATCATTCCGGCTACGGCGGCGGGTTTTACGCCGCTTTCGCCGTATGTAATTGCGGGCGGCGCGCTGAGCATGATGGCGGCGGCGCTGCTGGCGCTTGCGCAAAAAAATCTTAAAGCGGTAGCGGGCTGTCTGGCGATGGCGGGTTCCGCGGCGAGTTTATGCTCCATTGCCGCGCTTAACGGTGCCGGGCTGACTGGCGGCGCGCTTGCGCTGCTGGTGTTTCCGGCGGCGGCCGCGCTGCTTTTGCTGACCGCGGAAATGCTGAGCATGCGTTTTGCTACGGCGGTGTTTGACGATATTCACGGGCTTTGCGAGATTATGCCGGGGTTCGGCATCGCGACAGGTTTTGCTCTGGCGGCTCTGGCGGCGGTGCCGTTGTCGGGCGGATTTATAGCGGTGTTTCTGATGCTGGTGGGAATCTTGAAAGTGTCGGTCTGGTGCGCGGTATCGGTTATGCTGGCTTTTTTATGTGTTGCCGGGGTTGTTGTCAGGATAATAGGCTCAATGATCTGGGGCAAATATAATAAGGAAGCCGTCCCCCCCCCGCTTGCCTGGACAGAAAGGATTGCGCTGGTTCCGTTGCCGGCCGCTCTTGTGTTTCTGGGTATTTATCCCGCGCCCGCGCTGGATTATATCAGTACCGCCGTCGCACTTGTTCAGCGGGCGTTGAAAACATTATGACAGATATCACCTGTTTCGCTTCTCCGGCAATTGCCATGTGTGCGGCAATGGCGGCCGCGTTCATCAGACCCGGCGCGAAAATCGTTTTAACGCGCCCGGCGTTTGCGCTGGCGGCTGCGGCTATGGGGGCGGGTTCATGGTTTGCGGCCGGGCGTGCGGGGTTTTGTTCGTCGCCGCTTTTCGTGTTTGATCCGCGCGTGCTGTTTGCCGATACGGTGCTGGGCGCTGTGGTCGCGCTGGCGGTGCTTGAGCAGAAAAAGCGCGCCGATCCGGCCGTAAAGGTTTGTGAAATCGGCACCTCGATGCTTTTTGCCGCGGCGGCGGGGCTTATGCTGCTGATCCGTGCGGCAGACAGCGTTTTGTTTGTAGCTGCATTCGCGCTTGTTTCTATCGCCCTGACTGTTCTTGTTGCCTCCGGGCCGGACAGGAAGCTTTCCGCTTCCGCCTGCGCGCGGGAGTTTTATTGCGGCGGATTCATGACTTTGGGCACGCTGGCCGGCGCAATAATGCTGTTTTGCGCAACTGGTTCCTGCGTTCTGGCTCCTGCTACGGGGACCGGACTGTTCACTGCGGGCGCGCTTACGCTGTTTTCGGGGCTTTTGTTTCTGGCGGGCGC comes from Elusimicrobiaceae bacterium and encodes:
- a CDS encoding proton-conducting transporter membrane subunit yields the protein MIEAVLSLPAVFLVAALLIYLAGRRLPFYGIPVGLVVSLYALALSAGLFKAAVQDNIALPAEANLDWFGIPFLGSPLALRLDGMGMLSLFAVCAAGMMAHLVSAGQVVKDRNIQRYFALLSLFMAGITGIILTTNLLLIALFWELTAIAATGLIAHRYQRPENIVAAVRHFLQARTGGLLLLGSVIVAMVSFGTVGIEQILKLQRMNFVNETGVTVTAVLLLGAVMCRIGVWPFTSAPAGMANAPAPAAALVTAASGFAAVYLAVRFGAFAAAARGVGPAVLWLGLLGGMAAALCALREKDIVKAVIYCVSAEFCLAAAALGAGGGQQALFQAFCTVFCGVLLIMSGGLAAFVCKKGDMSEMGGLRYSMPTIHLVFLTGAVSLAGLPPFSGFFSKTFMGMVFQQVPGAFATALLVYLLSGIGIFRVLLLTFYGDKGKLARRAPEYEGPGSTSGTLIFAAVSCAFMGWMFTRKNVFSAMLSMSENPMPFSYPSAALTLLCAAAALAAALLARSSVRERKWKRLAELNWPEGDCSAALGALGGGIVNFAGQADRLERSVDGGLSSVLARLPRTMRLFASAVFRMPDSVTDVRTPGDSLAANAVLAAAGLVTLFLIIAVLS
- a CDS encoding proton-conducting transporter membrane subunit, translated to MGILSVIIAASAAGAAVVAVIPPGRERIMRITAFSASGLGLAFSCVALFLYALPSGGLQFSEQYRWIEEIGVTVSFSSDGLGLLVLAFVNLLGLLVVAFPFDCGARKNEYYFWLLGSQAAFSGLASSEGAFTFAGFWMLSLVPPYFLAGIWGGRDRERAAFKYFTHQFCWAIALVAVVLALQSGHIPARFDLWASALLAAAVLARAPVVPLHLWARDYFTQTPGHIAALAAGSGSACALYAVMRFIIPATAAGFTPLSPYVIAGGALSMMAAALLALAQKNLKAVAGCLAMAGSAASLCSIAALNGAGLTGGALALLVFPAAAALLLLTAEMLSMRFATAVFDDIHGLCEIMPGFGIATGFALAALAAVPLSGGFIAVFLMLVGILKVSVWCAVSVMLAFLCVAGVVVRIIGSMIWGKYNKEAVPPPLAWTERIALVPLPAALVFLGIYPAPALDYISTAVALVQRALKTL
- a CDS encoding proton-conducting transporter membrane subunit, whose translation is MTDITCFASPAIAMCAAMAAAFIRPGAKIVLTRPAFALAAAAMGAGSWFAAGRAGFCSSPLFVFDPRVLFADTVLGAVVALAVLEQKKRADPAVKVCEIGTSMLFAAAAGLMLLIRAADSVLFVAAFALVSIALTVLVASGPDRKLSASACAREFYCGGFMTLGTLAGAIMLFCATGSCVLAPATGTGLFTAGALTLFSGLLFLAGAFPFSAVARNAVKAVDAGPGMFMTVAVPAVALLCAARLAPQIHAGGAAGGLVFAAVGALTAVSASIAGLYQTDLRKLVACVAAANAGWAICLFTAEQSLAQILFFLAAFMPALGGLFIVSGECGEICGSHEIASLNGLARRAPATALAGLLFIAVLAALPVTSGFAAKYALLAL